A window from Schistosoma haematobium chromosome 1, whole genome shotgun sequence encodes these proteins:
- a CDS encoding hypothetical protein (EggNog:ENOG41034AA~COG:J): protein MPVSLDDLKTILQMQQAQNDANQTKLLDALARMFSLQSSSACQSDKHESIINSISEFQYDPEANVIFSSWFHRCEDIFRVECSHLDDAAKVRLLLRRLGTQEYNKYVNFILPQNPREVSFKDTVQILSDIFDEQSSLFNTRYKCFQITKSPEDDYLTYAGKVNRQCERFKINEITADQFKCLIFICGLVMSEWRLNYR from the coding sequence atgcctgtatcATTGgacgaccttaaaactattcttcaaatgcagcaagcacaaaatgatgcaaatcagacgaagcttttggatgcattggcacgaatgttctcattacagtcgtcctcagcttgtcaatcagataagcatgaaagcatcataaattctatttctgaattccagtatgatcctgaagctaatgtcattttcagttcgtggtttcaccgttgtgaagatattttccgcgttgaatgctcgcatcttgatgacgcagcgaaagtccgcttactcttaagaagactgggaacacaggaatataataaatatgtgaattttatcttaccgcaaaatccacgagaggtatcattcaaagacacagttcagattctatctgatattttcgatgaacagtcctcattatttaatactcgctataaatgcttccaaataacgaaatctccagaggacgattatctcacgtatgctgggaaggtaaatcgacagtgcgaacgcttcaaaataaacgaaatcacagcggaccaatttaaatgcttgattttcatatgtggtcttgttatgtccgagtggagattaaattacaggtaa